A genomic window from Flavobacterium azooxidireducens includes:
- a CDS encoding DUF4197 domain-containing protein: protein MKKTILLLCAFTFFGCAEMQQIAAQLPQTGGILGNADIANGLKEALNNGIDKQVSKLTKTDGFYRNEAVKILLPDELKMVDSRLRAMGLSSLADEGLKVLNRAAEDAVKEATPIFVDAVKQMTFNDAKNILMGNQTAATSYLQNSTSTALYGKFNPVIKNSFSKVGADKVWENIITRYNSIPLVKKVNPDLTDYTTTKAMEGVFKMVAVEEKEIRTNLSARSSDLLKRVFAMQDNK, encoded by the coding sequence ATGAAAAAAACGATTTTACTTTTATGTGCCTTTACTTTTTTTGGCTGTGCTGAGATGCAGCAAATTGCCGCTCAACTTCCTCAAACCGGCGGTATCCTTGGGAATGCCGACATTGCCAACGGGTTGAAAGAAGCCTTGAACAACGGAATTGACAAACAGGTTTCGAAATTGACGAAAACGGACGGTTTTTATAGAAATGAAGCGGTGAAAATTTTGTTGCCTGATGAGTTGAAGATGGTGGATTCAAGGCTACGTGCAATGGGTTTATCGAGCTTGGCCGATGAAGGTTTGAAAGTGTTAAACCGTGCTGCGGAAGATGCTGTGAAAGAAGCGACTCCGATTTTTGTGGATGCTGTGAAGCAAATGACGTTTAATGACGCAAAGAATATTTTGATGGGAAATCAAACGGCGGCGACTTCGTATTTGCAGAATTCGACTTCGACGGCGTTATATGGAAAATTTAATCCGGTGATTAAAAATTCCTTTAGCAAAGTGGGTGCTGATAAGGTTTGGGAGAATATCATTACGCGTTACAATTCGATTCCGTTGGTGAAAAAAGTGAATCCTGATTTGACGGATTATACTACTACAAAAGCAATGGAAGGCGTTTTTAAAATGGTTGCTGTAGAAGAAAAAGAGATTAGAACAAATTTAAGTGCGAGAAGTTCTGATTTGTTGAAGAGGGTTTTTGCGATGCAGGATAATAAGTAA
- a CDS encoding alpha/beta fold hydrolase, translating into MIFYTTYKNETSSEWVTFVHGAGGSSSIWFKQIREFQKHFNVLLLDLRGHGESKPNLKNGFKQKYTFKSIAQDVYEVIDHLKIESSHFVGISLGTIVIRQLAEMHPTRVKSMIMGGAILKMNFRSQILMKLGNIFKYVLPYLVLYRFFAFVIMPKKNHKQSRLLFINEAKKLYQKEFIKWFKLTAEINPVLRWFRQVEINIPTLYVMGQEDYMFLPSVRQVVEKHYKTAELFVIENCGHVVNVEQPLQFNSAVISFVQSKA; encoded by the coding sequence TTGATTTTCTACACAACATACAAAAACGAAACTTCTTCAGAGTGGGTTACTTTCGTGCATGGTGCCGGCGGAAGTTCGTCTATTTGGTTCAAGCAAATCAGAGAATTTCAAAAACACTTTAATGTTTTATTACTTGATTTAAGAGGTCACGGCGAATCAAAACCAAACCTCAAAAACGGATTCAAACAAAAATATACGTTCAAATCCATTGCCCAAGATGTTTACGAAGTAATCGATCATTTAAAAATAGAATCTTCTCATTTTGTCGGCATTTCGCTCGGAACCATCGTTATCAGACAATTGGCAGAAATGCATCCCACCCGAGTAAAATCGATGATCATGGGCGGAGCAATATTAAAAATGAATTTCCGCTCACAGATTTTAATGAAACTCGGAAATATTTTCAAATACGTTTTACCCTATTTAGTACTCTATCGTTTTTTCGCCTTTGTGATTATGCCAAAGAAAAATCACAAACAATCTCGATTACTTTTCATTAACGAAGCAAAAAAATTATACCAAAAAGAATTCATCAAATGGTTTAAATTAACCGCCGAAATAAATCCGGTTCTTCGCTGGTTTCGTCAAGTCGAAATCAATATTCCAACCCTTTATGTCATGGGCCAAGAAGACTATATGTTTTTGCCATCCGTGCGTCAAGTCGTTGAAAAACACTATAAAACGGCAGAGTTATTTGTGATAGAAAATTGCGGACACGTAGTAAATGTTGAGCAACCGCTTCAATTTAATTCGGCTGTCATTTCTTTCGTTCAGTCTAAAGCATAA
- a CDS encoding ABC transporter substrate-binding protein: MIQIKDQLDNLHQFETSPKRIVSLVPSQTELLYDLGLEDSMVGITKFCVHPIHLKKTKRIIGGTKIVDFTKIKELNPDVIIANKEENTKAIVDELSQICPVIVTDIKSVEDNLKMIDDFGQLFNKQEEAKQWISKISLAYNDFQFFMVDKPIKKALYFIWAKPYMVAGEDTFIDAMLKLNNFQNACNKPRYPEMNENEIKNSEVDLILLSSEPYPFNQSHEDQIGKFTSNVKIIQVDGESFSWYGSRILKAFDYFKTLHEKL; this comes from the coding sequence ATGATACAAATAAAAGACCAACTTGATAATCTTCATCAATTTGAAACTTCGCCCAAACGAATCGTTTCTCTCGTTCCCTCACAAACTGAACTTCTATATGATTTGGGTTTAGAAGATTCAATGGTGGGAATCACAAAATTTTGCGTTCATCCCATCCACTTAAAAAAAACAAAAAGAATAATTGGCGGAACTAAAATTGTAGACTTTACTAAAATTAAAGAACTCAATCCAGACGTAATAATTGCCAACAAAGAGGAAAACACAAAAGCAATTGTAGATGAATTAAGTCAAATTTGTCCCGTTATTGTCACAGATATTAAGTCGGTAGAAGACAATCTCAAAATGATTGACGACTTTGGTCAGTTGTTCAATAAACAAGAAGAAGCGAAGCAATGGATTTCAAAAATAAGTTTGGCTTACAATGATTTTCAGTTTTTTATGGTTGATAAACCAATCAAAAAAGCACTTTATTTTATTTGGGCAAAACCCTATATGGTAGCAGGAGAAGATACGTTTATTGATGCCATGTTAAAGCTAAACAATTTTCAAAACGCCTGTAACAAGCCTCGCTATCCGGAAATGAATGAGAATGAAATTAAAAACAGTGAAGTCGATTTAATTTTATTGTCTTCAGAACCCTATCCATTCAATCAAAGTCATGAAGATCAAATTGGAAAATTCACTTCAAATGTAAAAATTATCCAAGTGGATGGAGAAAGTTTTTCTTGGTACGGAAGCCGAATACTAAAAGCTTTCGATTACTTTAAAACGTTACACGAAAAATTATAG
- a CDS encoding MORN repeat-containing protein, which translates to MTKRKNYILLLSSIFLTGLCFYLLYNYKIEKQSNELKELKENYTLKIDSLETYKKYFQATHLYLEGFEQEANTIVKSIPMSDSLWINTVELLQNKSNNTSPKIILSQREKTVHDTIIAYDKVAISDLEKTKNDLEVAKSKLNELQMASGILNLTSSKGKKFQYIGQTKNGNAEGFGVGIFETGSIYKGYWQNNFRHGKGIFTWKDNEHYEGEFKNDKRDGYGEYHWKNGEVYKGFWKNDQRHGEGKLFKKNGKLKKEGIWENDELVR; encoded by the coding sequence ATGACTAAAAGAAAAAATTATATTTTACTTCTAAGCAGTATTTTTCTAACAGGATTGTGCTTCTACTTATTATATAATTATAAAATAGAAAAGCAATCTAATGAGTTAAAAGAATTAAAAGAGAATTATACGCTCAAAATAGATTCTTTAGAAACATATAAAAAATACTTCCAAGCTACTCATTTATATTTAGAAGGTTTTGAACAAGAAGCAAATACAATAGTTAAGTCAATTCCAATGTCAGATTCACTTTGGATAAATACAGTTGAATTGTTACAAAATAAATCCAATAATACGTCGCCAAAAATCATTTTGAGTCAAAGAGAAAAGACGGTACATGATACAATAATTGCCTATGATAAAGTTGCAATAAGTGATTTAGAAAAAACGAAAAATGATTTAGAAGTGGCAAAATCCAAGTTAAACGAGCTTCAGATGGCAAGTGGAATTTTGAATTTAACCAGTTCAAAAGGTAAAAAATTTCAATACATCGGACAAACTAAAAACGGAAATGCAGAAGGTTTTGGAGTTGGGATTTTTGAAACAGGAAGTATTTATAAAGGATATTGGCAAAATAATTTCCGTCACGGAAAAGGAATTTTTACTTGGAAAGACAACGAACATTATGAAGGTGAATTTAAAAATGATAAAAGAGACGGATACGGAGAATATCATTGGAAAAATGGCGAAGTGTACAAAGGTTTTTGGAAAAATGATCAACGTCATGGGGAGGGAAAGCTGTTTAAAAAGAACGGAAAACTAAAAAAAGAAGGAATTTGGGAAAATGATGAATTAGTGAGATGA
- a CDS encoding DUF2490 domain-containing protein, translating into MKYRVVLALLLFSPLLNYAQERKTVYPHSVFWHKTEINEFFNENWGVGADFVYRSKNELNSGSMFDSHLRTSIRPWINYQFTKNSRLSISPIGYMHTNEYVGKPEDLERPNYHELRTTFQFFHHYKHDNGKWMHTWRYRYELRWQEQADSDEYRFFTRFRFRYRIRYMINSNDFYENNTLYAAVSNEIGLNIGKNVVLNTFNQNRLYVGLGYRFLDVARLELRYVDRFRTRGATGYEFDHGRGIMVGLYIDQLSGLWKSNDQQVRYSD; encoded by the coding sequence TTGAAATATAGAGTAGTATTAGCCTTATTATTATTTTCTCCACTACTGAATTATGCTCAGGAGAGAAAAACTGTTTACCCGCATTCTGTTTTTTGGCACAAAACAGAAATTAATGAGTTTTTCAATGAAAATTGGGGCGTTGGAGCAGATTTTGTCTACAGAAGCAAAAACGAATTAAACTCCGGAAGCATGTTTGATAGCCATTTGCGAACCAGCATCAGACCTTGGATTAATTATCAATTTACTAAAAATTCTCGACTTTCAATTTCACCAATCGGATACATGCATACCAACGAATATGTTGGGAAACCTGAAGATCTGGAACGACCTAATTATCATGAACTAAGAACTACTTTTCAATTTTTCCACCATTACAAACATGATAATGGAAAGTGGATGCATACTTGGCGATATCGTTACGAATTGCGGTGGCAAGAACAAGCTGACTCAGATGAATATCGTTTTTTTACACGATTTAGATTTCGTTACAGAATTAGATACATGATTAACTCCAATGATTTTTATGAAAACAATACATTATATGCAGCTGTTTCAAACGAAATTGGACTAAATATCGGTAAAAATGTGGTGCTTAATACCTTTAACCAAAATAGATTATATGTAGGTTTAGGTTATCGTTTCTTAGATGTAGCAAGACTCGAATTACGTTATGTTGACAGATTTCGAACTCGTGGAGCAACCGGATATGAGTTTGATCACGGAAGAGGAATCATGGTTGGACTATATATCGATCAATTAAGTGGATTGTGGAAATCTAATGATCAACAAGTAAGATATTCAGACTAA